One part of the Chryseobacterium sp. 7 genome encodes these proteins:
- the fumC gene encoding class II fumarate hydratase, producing MNYRIEKDTMGEVQVPADKLWGAQTERSRNNFKIGPESSMPHEIIEAFAYLKKAAAYTNTDLGVLSAEKRDMIAKVCDEILEGKLNDQFPLVIWQTGSGTQSNMNVNEVVSNRAHVNNGGTLGEKSEIHPNDDVNKSQSSNDTYPTAMHIAAYTKVVEVTIPAVEKLKNTLAEKSKAFKDVVKIGRTHLMDATPLTLGQEFSGYVAQLEFGLRALKNTLPHLSELALGGTAVGTGLNTPNGYDVKVAEYIAQFTNHPFITAENKFEALAAHDAIVESHGALKQLAVSLYKIAQDVRLLASGPRSGIGEIHIPENEPGSSIMPGKVNPTQNEAMTMVCAQVLGNDTTISFAGTQGNYELNVFKPVMAYNFLQSAQLIADACISFNDHCAVGIEPNHERIKELVDKSLMLVTALNTHIGYENAAKIAKTAHKNGTTLKEEAINLGLLTAEQFDEWVKPEDMVGSLK from the coding sequence ATGAATTACAGAATTGAAAAAGACACCATGGGAGAAGTGCAGGTACCTGCAGATAAACTTTGGGGTGCACAGACGGAACGTTCCAGAAACAATTTCAAAATAGGACCTGAGAGTTCAATGCCGCACGAAATCATTGAAGCTTTTGCTTATCTGAAAAAAGCAGCCGCTTATACCAACACTGATCTGGGAGTACTTTCCGCAGAAAAAAGAGATATGATCGCTAAAGTATGTGATGAAATTCTGGAGGGAAAACTTAATGACCAGTTTCCATTGGTAATCTGGCAGACGGGTTCCGGCACGCAGTCTAACATGAATGTTAATGAAGTAGTTTCAAATAGAGCTCACGTCAATAACGGAGGAACTTTAGGCGAAAAATCTGAAATCCATCCTAATGATGATGTGAATAAATCCCAGTCATCCAATGACACTTACCCTACTGCCATGCACATTGCTGCTTACACAAAAGTGGTGGAAGTAACGATTCCCGCAGTTGAAAAACTAAAAAATACACTGGCTGAAAAGTCGAAAGCCTTCAAAGATGTGGTAAAAATCGGTAGAACCCATTTGATGGATGCTACTCCACTTACTCTTGGACAGGAATTTTCCGGATATGTGGCTCAATTGGAATTCGGATTGAGAGCTTTAAAAAATACATTACCTCACCTTTCTGAACTGGCTTTGGGAGGAACGGCTGTAGGTACAGGATTGAATACGCCTAACGGTTATGATGTAAAAGTAGCGGAATATATTGCTCAGTTTACCAATCATCCTTTCATTACCGCAGAAAATAAATTTGAAGCCCTTGCTGCTCATGATGCGATTGTAGAGTCTCACGGAGCTTTAAAACAGCTGGCTGTTTCTTTATATAAAATTGCTCAGGATGTACGATTACTGGCATCGGGCCCACGTTCCGGAATTGGAGAAATTCATATTCCTGAGAATGAGCCGGGGTCTTCTATCATGCCTGGGAAGGTAAATCCTACTCAGAATGAAGCCATGACTATGGTTTGTGCACAGGTTTTAGGAAATGATACTACGATTTCGTTTGCAGGAACTCAGGGAAATTATGAACTGAACGTTTTCAAACCTGTAATGGCGTATAATTTCTTACAGTCTGCCCAATTGATTGCCGATGCATGTATTTCCTTCAATGATCACTGTGCGGTAGGTATTGAACCGAATCATGAGAGAATTAAAGAGCTCGTAGACAAATCTTTAATGCTTGTTACGGCTTTAAATACTCATATCGGATATGAAAATGCTGCTAAGATTGCGAAGACAGCCCATAAAAACGGAACAACGTTGAAAGAAGAAGCCATCAATCTTGGTTTGTTAACTGCTGAGCAGTTTGACGAATGGGTAAAACCGGAAGATATGGTAGGAAGTTTAAAATAA
- a CDS encoding DUF4835 family protein: MKRIISLFFLLFIYTQSFSQELLATVQVNAQQLGGSNQQAYKSLEKSLRDFINNTSWTGKKLQNFEKIKCGFSVVISERDGNKFKGSIVVQAMRPVYNTTYESPLLNLQDQRFAFEYVENESLIFNERQFSGKNLTDVVSFYIYVILGLDGDSFQSMGGSQWFAKAQQIAQNSQNRNYEGWNTINEPRSRSILINEIMNPNWNQLRSTIYTYHRAGLDNLFNQDQTAGKKVIFDALMQLKMYENSFQQAFFFNLFMDTKSDEIFNIFNSGNNGGLILNDLKQTMIILSPKNIDNKWNKWKV; encoded by the coding sequence ATGAAAAGAATTATAAGCTTATTTTTTCTGCTTTTTATATATACCCAAAGTTTTTCTCAGGAGCTGTTGGCAACAGTTCAGGTAAATGCCCAGCAGCTTGGCGGGAGTAACCAGCAGGCATATAAGTCATTAGAAAAGAGTCTTAGGGACTTTATCAACAATACCAGTTGGACGGGGAAAAAACTTCAGAACTTTGAAAAAATAAAATGTGGTTTTTCCGTTGTTATTTCAGAAAGAGATGGCAATAAATTTAAAGGATCTATTGTTGTTCAGGCAATGCGTCCTGTTTATAATACAACGTATGAATCCCCTTTACTGAATCTTCAGGATCAGAGATTTGCTTTTGAATATGTTGAAAATGAAAGTCTTATATTCAATGAAAGACAGTTTTCAGGCAAAAATTTAACAGATGTAGTCAGCTTTTACATTTATGTTATTTTAGGATTGGATGGAGACAGCTTTCAGTCTATGGGCGGTTCACAATGGTTTGCAAAAGCACAGCAGATTGCACAAAACTCCCAAAACAGAAACTACGAAGGCTGGAATACCATCAATGAGCCAAGAAGCCGTTCTATTTTGATTAACGAGATCATGAACCCCAACTGGAACCAGTTACGTTCTACCATTTATACTTACCACAGAGCAGGATTGGATAATCTTTTCAACCAGGATCAGACTGCAGGGAAAAAAGTAATTTTTGATGCCCTGATGCAATTGAAAATGTACGAAAACAGTTTTCAGCAGGCATTTTTCTTTAACCTGTTTATGGATACCAAAAGTGATGAGATCTTCAATATTTTCAATTCCGGAAATAACGGAGGTTTGATCCTTAATGATCTTAAACAGACAATGATCATTCTTTCGCCGAAAAATATTGATAATAAGTGGAATAAATGGAAAGTATAA
- a CDS encoding RNA polymerase sigma factor, protein MKLLFGNKKNDLLSLLKKQDPAAQKLFYEQNVKRFLSVSKSYVSDLYQAEDCLIKAFCKIFKHIESFRGESNLDSWARRIVVNECLNFIKSHKTVFYLDEINQSFHEDIHELEIDCDFNAQELLDQLPDAYRMVFNLYVLEGYSHQEIADTLQISVAVSKTQLFRAKEKLRKIYFQQQKKMKNENVYR, encoded by the coding sequence ATGAAACTTTTGTTCGGAAATAAAAAGAATGATTTGTTGAGCCTCCTGAAGAAACAGGATCCGGCTGCACAGAAACTTTTCTATGAACAGAATGTCAAGAGATTCCTGAGTGTAAGCAAAAGCTATGTAAGTGATTTGTACCAGGCGGAAGATTGTCTCATTAAAGCATTTTGTAAGATTTTTAAGCACATAGAAAGCTTCAGGGGAGAGTCTAATCTGGATAGCTGGGCGAGAAGAATTGTGGTGAATGAGTGCCTGAACTTTATTAAAAGTCATAAAACAGTTTTCTATCTGGACGAGATTAACCAATCTTTTCACGAAGATATCCATGAGCTTGAAATAGATTGTGATTTTAATGCGCAGGAGCTTTTGGATCAGCTTCCGGATGCGTACAGAATGGTTTTTAACCTGTATGTGCTGGAAGGATATTCTCATCAGGAGATTGCTGATACTTTGCAGATTTCAGTAGCTGTCAGCAAGACGCAGCTGTTCAGAGCAAAAGAAAAATTAAGAAAGATCTACTTTCAACAACAAAAAAAGATGAAAAATGAAAACGTTTACAGATAA
- a CDS encoding ABC transporter ATP-binding protein — protein sequence MINIQNLSKTYGTAIVLNIEHLEIPNGETFGLVGNNGAGKTTLFSLMLDLIQATTGSVSIDGIKVNESEAWKNKVSAFVDDTFLIGYLTPEEYFYFIGELRGQNKASVDEFLKPFHDLFNGEILKSGKYIRDLSKGNQKKVGIVGAIIGNPEIIILDEPFANLDPSTQIKLKNLIKELSKQDGVTFLISSHDLSHTTEVCNRIVVVNKGLLVKDIQTNPETLKELEQYFADQVSISDI from the coding sequence ATGATCAACATACAAAATTTATCCAAAACATACGGAACAGCAATCGTTCTTAATATTGAACATCTTGAAATTCCAAACGGAGAAACATTCGGGCTTGTTGGGAACAACGGAGCCGGAAAAACAACTCTTTTCAGCCTGATGCTGGATTTGATTCAGGCCACTACAGGATCTGTAAGCATAGACGGAATTAAAGTCAATGAATCTGAAGCCTGGAAAAACAAGGTTTCTGCTTTTGTTGACGATACTTTTCTCATTGGCTATCTCACTCCGGAAGAATATTTTTACTTTATCGGAGAGTTGAGAGGTCAGAATAAAGCTTCTGTAGACGAATTCCTGAAACCTTTTCATGATCTTTTTAACGGAGAGATCCTAAAATCAGGAAAGTATATCCGCGATCTTTCGAAAGGAAATCAGAAAAAAGTAGGAATTGTAGGTGCCATCATCGGAAACCCTGAGATTATTATTTTGGATGAACCTTTTGCCAATCTGGATCCGTCTACACAGATTAAACTCAAAAACTTAATCAAAGAATTGTCAAAGCAGGATGGTGTTACCTTTCTGATATCCAGTCATGATCTTTCCCACACCACAGAAGTCTGTAACAGAATTGTGGTGGTAAATAAAGGTCTTTTGGTAAAAGACATCCAAACCAATCCGGAAACATTGAAAGAATTGGAGCAATATTTTGCAGATCAGGTTTCAATTTCAGATATTTAA
- a CDS encoding DUF5687 family protein gives MFLKFLRLEIKSFFRGTSLGINLTMKILRFIGILYFIGCLVGGAFIAFFYVQEEMHQNPLKMVSKFMIVAWIIDLVIKYLWQDVPTQNIKPFLTMNIRKNTLVNYMLGKTFLSAFSWLSSLFFITFSLIALFNGYSVAGILVWLIGVIALLYLNNFINIFFNGKETLAIIIGIFFVIIGSLGYYKIIPVLSYSESVFFSFYEKPYFALIPVALFVVLWWICFRYLRKEFYLDQGLEAKKTIGKTENIAFLNKYGVVGTFINNDVKLLRRNKVTKGILLGSFMFLFYGLLMFTSSIYKTPAMMMFMGLFVTGGFQFLFGQRVPAFDSSYYPLMMTLNVPYKEYLKAKWWLMNIVTGVSIIAALCYMYFGWEVYITFFAAGLYNIGVNSQFTLWSGAFNKTQIDLNSKEKRLGQKGSFNMIAMLLLIPKMLLPMGVFALAKYFTGITGGVISIAIIGIIGFFMREKIFDIIVKHYKKEKYSTLDAFKNKD, from the coding sequence ATGTTTCTAAAGTTCCTTAGGCTTGAAATCAAAAGCTTTTTTCGTGGTACATCTTTAGGGATTAATCTCACCATGAAAATCCTCAGGTTTATTGGGATTCTTTATTTCATTGGATGTCTCGTAGGCGGAGCTTTTATTGCTTTTTTCTACGTACAGGAAGAAATGCATCAGAATCCTTTAAAGATGGTTTCAAAATTCATGATTGTGGCCTGGATTATAGATCTGGTGATTAAATATCTATGGCAGGATGTTCCTACACAGAATATTAAGCCATTTCTTACTATGAATATCCGGAAGAATACATTGGTTAATTATATGCTGGGCAAAACCTTTCTTTCTGCATTCAGCTGGCTGAGTTCCTTATTTTTTATTACATTTTCACTGATTGCCTTATTCAATGGTTATAGCGTTGCAGGAATATTGGTATGGCTTATTGGAGTCATTGCATTATTGTATCTGAATAATTTCATCAATATTTTCTTCAACGGAAAAGAGACTTTAGCCATTATCATAGGAATCTTTTTTGTAATCATAGGAAGTTTAGGATATTATAAGATTATTCCGGTTCTGTCTTATTCAGAGTCAGTTTTCTTCAGCTTCTATGAAAAACCCTACTTTGCGTTGATTCCTGTTGCCCTGTTTGTGGTATTATGGTGGATTTGCTTCCGTTATCTGCGTAAAGAATTTTACCTGGATCAAGGTCTTGAAGCGAAGAAAACTATCGGAAAAACAGAAAATATTGCCTTCCTGAATAAATACGGTGTCGTTGGAACATTCATCAATAACGATGTTAAGCTGCTGAGGCGTAATAAAGTGACCAAAGGTATTTTGCTTGGCAGTTTTATGTTTCTTTTCTATGGACTGCTGATGTTTACTTCTTCAATTTACAAAACTCCGGCAATGATGATGTTTATGGGATTATTTGTAACAGGAGGTTTTCAGTTTCTTTTTGGCCAAAGAGTACCGGCGTTTGACAGCTCCTATTATCCTCTAATGATGACTCTGAATGTTCCCTACAAAGAATATTTAAAAGCAAAATGGTGGCTGATGAACATCGTAACCGGTGTGTCCATCATTGCAGCGCTTTGCTATATGTATTTTGGCTGGGAGGTTTATATCACGTTTTTTGCAGCGGGGTTGTACAATATTGGGGTGAATTCTCAATTTACCTTGTGGTCAGGAGCCTTCAACAAAACCCAGATTGATCTGAATTCAAAAGAGAAAAGACTGGGACAGAAAGGAAGCTTTAATATGATCGCAATGCTTCTATTAATTCCAAAAATGCTTCTTCCAATGGGCGTATTTGCTTTGGCAAAATATTTCACAGGAATTACCGGAGGAGTGATAAGTATTGCTATTATTGGGATTATCGGGTTTTTTATGAGAGAAAAGATCTTCGATATCATTGTGAAACACTATAAAAAAGAAAAATACAGCACACTGGATGCCTTTAAAAATAAAGATTAA
- a CDS encoding porin family protein: MIKKLIVMGLLCSVSASFHAQKKGLNINLSSKKDTEVSPIVKEKVEEYATKINTIIQEEKKLMEEELVVLQARNLDKADFDREKAQIADRYSEKMDKRIEELGFDLDDVIQKQVRYSLLNTDVTSKEELKEKLLKKFRPSRSFTGYFSYGIMTLTNSAPDNELDKNIGYANNLEFGLKLNYQLSRTSPWAITSGLGFSWRTVRADNNMMFIRNANQGVALAQYSENLEKSKLRTGYIMVPLGVQYNFSRLKNAGMDIQYRSYYTGFKIGANVYGGVKMSTNNIVKGIDGETRDRGNYQVNPFVYGAQLTFSYNSFSVFVKKDFSNFFKDSYFKDDKALIFGLAIGLD, from the coding sequence ATGATCAAGAAATTAATCGTAATGGGATTGCTATGCTCTGTTTCAGCGTCATTCCATGCACAGAAAAAGGGACTGAATATTAATCTGTCTTCTAAGAAAGACACCGAAGTAAGCCCGATTGTAAAAGAGAAAGTAGAAGAATATGCCACGAAGATCAATACCATCATCCAGGAAGAAAAAAAGCTGATGGAAGAGGAACTGGTGGTTTTGCAGGCCAGAAACCTTGATAAAGCGGATTTTGACAGAGAAAAAGCTCAGATTGCAGACCGTTATTCTGAGAAAATGGACAAAAGAATTGAGGAACTTGGATTTGACCTGGATGATGTTATTCAGAAGCAGGTAAGATATTCCCTTTTGAACACAGATGTTACTTCCAAAGAAGAACTTAAAGAAAAATTATTGAAAAAATTCCGTCCCAGCAGAAGCTTTACAGGGTATTTCTCTTACGGAATTATGACCTTGACAAACAGTGCTCCAGATAATGAGCTGGATAAAAACATAGGATATGCCAACAACCTGGAATTTGGTCTGAAACTGAACTACCAGCTTAGCAGAACAAGTCCATGGGCCATTACTTCAGGATTAGGATTCTCATGGAGAACCGTAAGAGCAGATAACAATATGATGTTTATAAGAAATGCCAACCAGGGAGTTGCTCTGGCTCAATACAGCGAAAATCTGGAGAAAAGCAAGTTGAGAACAGGATATATTATGGTTCCTCTTGGGGTGCAGTATAACTTTTCCAGGCTTAAAAATGCCGGAATGGATATTCAGTACAGAAGCTATTACACAGGATTTAAAATTGGAGCGAATGTATATGGAGGCGTAAAAATGTCTACCAACAATATTGTAAAAGGAATTGATGGCGAAACCAGAGACCGCGGAAATTATCAGGTGAATCCTTTTGTGTATGGAGCACAGCTTACTTTTTCATACAACAGTTTCAGTGTCTTTGTGAAGAAGGATTTCAGTAATTTCTTTAAAGACAGTTATTTCAAAGATGATAAAGCACTGATATTCGGCTTGGCCATCGGATTAGATTAA
- a CDS encoding Dyp-type peroxidase, which translates to MNTIESQNVTDYPNSNTIFMVWKLHDSPQLKDVFQKLCALVLNLNNSAFNRFPDSRVSCVMGIGAEAWKKLELPTPAPKELVTFQEIKGVKHTAVSTPGDLHFHLRADNKSLIFDMGMEISNLLNTVAESILEIHGFKYWDARSILGFVDGTENPHGEDRDYFAKIGDEDLQYKGGSYLFVQKYLHNMAAWRSLSTEDQEKVIGRSKENDIEMSDDVKPSNSHIALANIEGENGEELKIVRDNMPFGSPSSNEFGTYFIAYASTFTTTNKMLTNMFIGDPPGNYDRILDFSTAVTGTLFFVPTRNMLDEFSG; encoded by the coding sequence ATGAATACGATAGAATCGCAGAATGTAACAGACTATCCGAACAGCAATACCATTTTCATGGTTTGGAAACTTCATGACAGCCCGCAGCTAAAAGATGTTTTTCAAAAATTGTGTGCCCTGGTATTAAATCTTAATAACTCAGCTTTTAACCGTTTTCCGGACAGCAGAGTAAGCTGTGTAATGGGAATAGGTGCTGAAGCATGGAAAAAGCTGGAACTTCCTACACCTGCTCCAAAGGAATTAGTCACTTTTCAAGAGATAAAAGGAGTGAAGCATACTGCTGTATCTACGCCGGGAGATCTTCATTTTCACTTAAGAGCAGACAATAAAAGCCTTATTTTTGATATGGGAATGGAAATATCCAATCTCTTAAATACTGTTGCCGAAAGTATTCTGGAGATTCACGGATTTAAATATTGGGACGCACGTTCTATTCTCGGGTTTGTAGACGGAACGGAAAATCCTCATGGTGAAGACCGCGATTATTTTGCTAAAATTGGTGATGAAGATCTTCAGTACAAAGGCGGAAGTTACCTTTTTGTTCAGAAATACCTTCACAATATGGCTGCTTGGAGAAGCCTTTCCACAGAAGATCAGGAAAAAGTCATTGGAAGATCTAAGGAAAATGATATTGAAATGTCTGATGATGTAAAACCTTCAAACTCTCATATCGCATTAGCCAACATCGAAGGTGAGAATGGAGAGGAATTGAAAATCGTAAGAGATAATATGCCCTTTGGAAGCCCTTCTTCTAATGAATTTGGAACTTATTTTATTGCTTATGCAAGTACATTTACGACGACAAATAAGATGTTGACTAATATGTTTATAGGTGATCCGCCGGGAAATTATGACAGAATTTTAGATTTCAGTACAGCGGTTACAGGAACGCTTTTCTTTGTTCCTACCAGAAATATGCTTGATGAATTCTCAGGATAA
- a CDS encoding DNA repair protein RecN — translation MLSRIYIKNFALIDTLEVSLKNGLQVITGETGAGKSIILGALRLILGERADVKSIAKTEEKSVVETEFSLNNQFKKFFIENDLDYEHQTIIRREILPSGKSRAFINDVPVTLDILKELSSQLIDIHSQFETSNLFTSEYQFKIIDGLSENKKIIEEYQHEFSDFQNLKLLLKKLKTQLSESNKESDYKEFLLNELEELKLDDVDYEDVQNQLSIQENAGMISENVGQILSRFHQEEIGILSFFHEATNKLSKISEVSTSFAELDERLETSFVELKDIISELEHEAERVEINPENLVYLTDLNNKINALFLKHNVSDLNELIEIRNQLAGDQKGASDLEGQIEETEENISQKEKTLQSLAGKLSKNRHKNISVFIKKAESLLKKLGLEKAKVDIELQDAEEFNQFGKENIQLLFQANSGFPLKPIQTAISGGERSRVMLAVKKIIAESDELPTLILDEIDTGVSGKVAEEIGNLMREMSEDMQLIVISHLAQVAAKGNDNYKVVKQDIAGRTQSTIIPLNNEEKLNEIAQLLSGSKITEAALAQAKELIG, via the coding sequence ATGCTTTCGAGAATTTACATTAAAAACTTTGCCCTGATTGATACCCTTGAAGTATCACTGAAAAATGGTTTACAGGTGATTACCGGTGAAACAGGAGCAGGTAAATCTATTATCTTGGGTGCTCTTCGTCTTATTTTAGGGGAAAGAGCTGATGTAAAATCTATTGCCAAAACGGAAGAGAAAAGTGTAGTGGAAACCGAGTTTTCACTTAATAATCAATTTAAAAAATTCTTTATCGAAAATGATCTGGACTATGAGCATCAGACCATTATCAGAAGAGAAATCCTTCCATCAGGAAAATCCCGTGCCTTCATCAATGATGTTCCGGTAACGCTGGATATTCTTAAGGAGCTTTCCTCACAATTAATTGATATTCATTCCCAATTTGAAACATCCAATCTTTTTACCTCAGAATACCAGTTTAAAATCATAGACGGGCTTTCTGAAAATAAAAAGATCATTGAAGAGTATCAGCATGAGTTTTCTGATTTTCAGAATCTTAAATTGCTATTGAAAAAACTCAAAACTCAGCTTTCAGAATCAAATAAAGAAAGCGATTACAAAGAATTTCTGCTTAACGAACTGGAAGAGCTTAAGCTGGATGATGTAGATTATGAAGATGTACAGAATCAGCTTTCCATTCAGGAAAATGCAGGAATGATTTCTGAAAATGTAGGGCAGATCTTATCCAGATTCCATCAGGAAGAAATAGGAATTTTGTCTTTCTTTCATGAAGCCACCAACAAGCTTTCAAAAATTTCTGAGGTATCCACTAGTTTCGCAGAGCTTGATGAAAGGCTTGAAACCTCTTTTGTAGAACTTAAAGACATCATTTCCGAGCTGGAACATGAAGCAGAAAGAGTTGAAATTAATCCGGAAAATCTGGTCTATCTTACCGATCTTAATAATAAAATTAACGCCTTATTCCTTAAGCATAACGTTTCAGATCTTAATGAACTGATTGAGATCAGAAATCAGCTGGCAGGAGATCAGAAAGGAGCTTCTGACTTAGAAGGACAGATTGAAGAAACAGAAGAAAATATTTCTCAAAAAGAAAAAACACTTCAGAGCCTTGCCGGAAAGCTTTCCAAAAACAGGCACAAAAACATTTCTGTTTTCATTAAAAAAGCAGAAAGTCTTCTTAAAAAACTGGGGCTGGAAAAAGCAAAAGTAGATATCGAATTGCAGGATGCTGAAGAATTCAATCAGTTTGGAAAAGAAAATATTCAGTTGTTGTTTCAGGCGAATTCCGGTTTTCCTTTGAAGCCGATCCAGACTGCTATTTCGGGAGGTGAAAGATCTAGAGTAATGCTTGCTGTAAAGAAAATTATTGCAGAAAGTGATGAACTCCCAACTCTTATTCTGGATGAAATTGATACCGGAGTTTCAGGAAAAGTAGCCGAAGAGATCGGTAATCTGATGAGAGAAATGTCGGAAGACATGCAGCTGATTGTTATCTCCCACCTTGCACAGGTAGCTGCCAAAGGAAATGACAATTACAAAGTAGTGAAGCAGGATATTGCCGGAAGAACACAATCTACCATTATTCCTTTAAACAATGAAGAAAAGCTAAACGAAATTGCCCAGCTGCTTTCCGGAAGCAAAATTACTGAAGCGGCTTTAGCACAGGCAAAAGAGCTTATCGGATAA